In Sphaeramia orbicularis chromosome 3, fSphaOr1.1, whole genome shotgun sequence, a genomic segment contains:
- the ctsba gene encoding cathepsin B, with amino-acid sequence MWRAALIVLAASLSVSLARPRLHPLSNDMVNYINKLNTTWKAGHNFHNVDYSYVQKLCGTMLKGPKLPVMVQYSENVKVPKNFDSREQWPDCPTIKEIRDQGSCGSCWAFGAAEAISDRVCIHSKGKVSVEISSQDLLTCCDSCGMGCNGGYPSAAWEFWTTNGLVSGGLYDSHVGCRPYTIPPCEHHVNGSRPPCTGEGGDTPECISKCEAGYTPSYQEDKHFGKTSYSVLSDESQIQLEISKNGPVEGAFIVYEDFLLYKSGVYQHVSGSAVGGHAIKVLGWGEEDGTPYWLCANSWNTDWGENGFFKILRGSDHCGIESEIVAGIPK; translated from the exons ATGTGGCGTGCAGCCCTCATCGTGTTGGCTGCCAGCTTGTCTGTGAGTCTGGCCAGACCCCGCCTGCACCCGCTGTCCAATGATATGGTCAATTACATCAACAAGCTCAACACTACCTGGAAG GCAGGTCATAACTTCCATAATGTCGACTACAGTTATGTCCAGAAGCTCTGTGGTACAATGCTGAAAGGACCGAAACTACCCGTCAT GGTTCAGTATTCTGAAAATGTGAAGGTGCCCAAGAACTTTGACTCCAGAGAGCAGTGGCCCGACTGTCCCACCATTAAGGAGATCAGAGACCAGGGGTCTTGTGGATCCTGCTGG GCATTTGGTGCAGCAGAGGCCATTTCAGACCGTGTGTGTATTCATAGCAAAGGCAAGGTCAGCGTAGAGATCTCTTCACAAGATCTGCTTACCTGCTGTGACAGCTGTGGCATGGG ATGTAATGGCGGTTACCCCTCAGCAGCCTGGGAGTTCTGGACCACAAATGGGCTGGTCTCCGGTGGCCTCTATGACTCCCACGTCG GCTGTCGGCCGTACACCATCCCCCCCTGTGAGCATCATGTGAATGGCAGCAGACCCCCTTGCACCGGGGAGGGTGGAGACACACCTGAGTGCATCAGCAAGTGTGAAGCTGGATACACTCCCAGCTACCAGGAGGACAAGCACTTTG GTAAAACGTCTTACAGTGTGCTGTCAGACGAGTCACAGATTCAACTTGAGATCTCCAAGAATGGCCCAGTAGAAGGAGCCTTCATTGTCTATGAAGACTTTTTGCTGTACAAGTCAG GAGTGTATCAGCATGTATCTGGATCAGCTGTGGGTGGCCATGCTATTAAGGTCCTGGGTTGGGGTGAGGAAGATGGCACCCCCTACTGGCTCTGTGCCAATTCCTGGAACACTGATTGGGGTGAAAATG GATTCTTTAAAATCCTGCGTGGATCAGATCACTGTGGAATTGAGTCTGAGATTGTAGCAGGGATTCCCAAATAA